The Allorhodopirellula heiligendammensis genome includes a window with the following:
- a CDS encoding FliH/SctL family protein — protein sequence MAGILKSSKSTAPRIIKTVSRRGETDHAAADANLTEFNLSDLAEQGREQLQKCQLQVNAMLEEAHQQAEQIKSRAHDAGYAEGWQAAQAEIESHIDCRAEQKAKTHVESLHTAVVQMTQQYDDWMQHYVDALTTTAITAAGQLTRSQLTLPADLADNKTAKPATSEHLLVRWAREALHGTRSENRLTLAVHPTTLAQLGPALRALLAHSDLPEDSEVIGDATLDVGDVVLRQNSGEIHAGLEAQLQRLGEQLR from the coding sequence ATGGCTGGAATCCTCAAATCATCGAAATCGACTGCACCGAGGATCATCAAGACAGTTTCTCGCCGTGGCGAAACCGACCACGCCGCAGCCGATGCAAACCTGACCGAGTTCAATCTATCGGATCTAGCTGAACAGGGACGCGAGCAACTGCAGAAATGCCAACTCCAGGTCAACGCGATGCTCGAGGAGGCACACCAACAGGCCGAGCAGATAAAATCGCGAGCCCACGATGCTGGGTACGCCGAGGGATGGCAAGCCGCCCAGGCCGAGATCGAATCACACATTGATTGCCGAGCTGAACAAAAAGCGAAAACGCATGTTGAGTCACTGCACACTGCTGTCGTGCAGATGACGCAGCAATACGACGATTGGATGCAACACTACGTTGACGCGCTGACAACGACAGCGATCACTGCGGCGGGACAACTCACACGATCACAGTTGACATTGCCCGCCGATCTCGCGGACAACAAAACGGCGAAGCCGGCGACGTCAGAACACCTGTTAGTTCGATGGGCCCGAGAAGCCTTGCACGGCACGCGGTCTGAAAACCGACTGACGCTCGCGGTCCATCCCACTACGCTTGCGCAGCTTGGCCCGGCGCTGCGCGCGTTACTCGCCCATTCCGATCTGCCCGAAGACTCGGAGGTCATCGGCGATGCGACACTCGACGTTGGTGATGTCGTCCTCCGGCAAAACAGCGGGGAGATCCACGCAGGTCTGGAGGCTCAACTGCAACGCTTGGGAGAGCAATTGCGATGA